TTAACGGCATTCCCGGTCTGTAAATTATTATTAAATTTATTTAAATTAATATTTGAAAAATTAATTAAATCGAATGCGCCTATAGAATTTCCGGCAGAATTATTAAAACCTGCAGCCGTACTGTCAATAATATTAATATTCCCTATCAGATAAGGCGTTATATTAAATATTAATTTATCGTAAAGTTTATTTGATATAAGATAAGCAAATAAATTTGGTCCAGGCTCTACAAATATACTTGTAATACCGTATGCTGCGCATTCTTTAAAAATACAGGCGATGTCAAGATAATGTTTTTTTTGTAAAACATCGCAGTCGCTGCCGATAGTAAAACCATTTTTTTCGGCACTCTCGGCTGAATAATTTTTTAATCTGTCTTCATAGCTATTATTATATAACACTTCTTTTATAATTGCACCTTTTTGTTCAAGCAATTTTTTTCTTTTTAATTTTTCTTCGCTATATTTGAAAGAGGTGAAAATAAAAATTTTATCGCCGTCATTTTTATATTTGAAAAGTTTTGAGTCGGCAGGAGTCATAAGATTTGAGTCAATAATAATTTTTGCAAACTTTTTGTCGGCAATGATGTTATCCTTAGCGTATCTGATATTTAATCTTGGATTATCGCTTATAACCGTATTGGCAGATACCATAATGGCGTCATGCATAAGCCGCAAATTATGAGTATATCGTAAAGATTTTTCCGATGACAGATAAAACTGGGTGTTGTTCAGGGCATTATTTTTACTATCCACCGCTGCATTTTTATGGGAAAATCCAATTTTTCCGTCTATACTGACTGCAAGTTTGATTGTAATAAAAGGAAGTTCGGCGCTAATATTTTTCAGGAATATTTCGTTCAGTTTTTTTGCCCTGTCCTCTAAAACGCCATATTTGACATCAATTCCGTTATCCTTGAGATATTTGAACCCTTTACCGGAAACTAAAGGATTAGGGTCTTTCATGGCTGCAACCACGCGCGAAATTCCGTATTTTTTTATTGATTCAACGCATGGAGGAGTTTTTCCAAAATGACTGCAGGGTTCTAAACTTACATATAAGGTTGCCCCTTTCGCGTCGCTGCCTGCCATTTTAAGAGCAATAATTTCAGCATGCGGTCCTCCTGCTTTTTTATGATATCCAGATCCTATAACTTTGCTATTTTTAACAATTACGGAACCTACCATAGGATTGGGAGACGTTAAACCTGCAGCTTTTCTTGCAAGATTTAATGTTTTGGCAATGTAATATTCATCGATGCGGTCAGTCATTTTATTTTTTTTCAATTAAATCAGATACTGTTTCGTATAATTCGTTTATATCTTTAAACGACAGATAGACTGAAGCAAATCTCACATAGCTTATAGCATCGATATTTTTTAGTTTATTAAGAGCAAATTTTCCGATTTCCGTACTTTGTATTTCGTTCAGACTGCTTTCCTCAATCCATTTTTCAACTGATTGGATTATAGTTTCTATATCTTCTATGGAAACAGGTCTTTTTTCACATGCTTTAATTAAACCGTTCAATATTTTCTGTCTGTCAAAAGCTTCGCGTCTGCCGTCTTTTTTAATAATTAAAGGCAACGACATAACAATCGTTTCTAATGTATAAAATTTTCTGCCGCAAAAATTGCACTGCCTTTTTCTGCGGACTGCTTTGGCATCTTTAGATAATCTTGAATCTATAACTTTATCGTCTTCGCTTGAACAAAACGGACATTTCATAGATAATTTTATTATTAATATAAGTATAAATTAAGTATAATAATATATAGAGGCACATGGATAATATAACATTTTTCAGCACAGTTTGTTATTATGCAATTTTTATTTATAAAAAATATTGCTATTATTATAATATAAATTTATAAAAATAAAAAAATAAAAAAGATGTTTTACAAAAATTCTATCAAAGACAACAATGCTTTTACATTAATCGAACTGGTGATGGTTTTGGTTTTAATAGGAATAGTCGGCATAATAGGCGTTGTAGGGCTTGGTTCCGCTGTTTCAAGCGATAGGGCAATTTATGAAAGGCAGTTTGAATCGTCTATCAGGTATGCCCAGCAGTATTCTATGTCTCATTACTGTTTTGCATTTGTAGTTTTTGGTCTGTCAGCTAATTCAAATTCCTGCTCCGTATCTTCCGGCGGAGTGAACTCGGGCGCAGAATACGGCGGATACCAGATATGTGCGTGTCCTTCGTCAAACAGTACAATAAATAGCGGCGGCACATCGTCCGCCCCTGTTTTAATAAATAATCCTCTGGCGCAGGTTGCAGGTTATTTTCAAACCGCATTTAACTACAATATAAAATACTCAGTTCAAAATAATGCCAACGCTGCGCCGAATATAACCGGAAATTATTTTGCTTTTAATTCGGAAGGACAGCCCGGCGTTTTTTCCGCTTCCGCTTCCGCAGATGCTTTTTGCTCACCCCAAAGCGCTCAATATTTTACGCCGTTTTCGGTCGCTGCCGATTCTGCGGCAGATTATTTTATTAACATATCCTTCGGCGATAAACCTTCGGATTCTTTTTATGTTTATCCTAATACAGGGCTTGTAAGCAGCAGCGGCACCCTGCAATAATAACAAAATTATTTATTTTATCCATTCACAAATAATTTTTTTGATGATATAATATTTTTTTAATTTTGTTCGGAAGCTATTTGATATTGATATATTTATTGATATTGATGCGTAAAATTTATTTTATTTTAATTTTGTTTAAAAAATTATTTAAAAAAACACACAAGAAAGGGGGAAATTATTTATGTTTATGCAAAAAATTAAAAATCTGTTTTCTGTATCGGCAATTTCTTTATCGGTAGGTTTATTTGTTTTTGGTTTAGCAGTGTTTGCGGCGCCGAAGTTTGCAAACGCTAAAACAAAAACTTTTTATTGCCCGTTAGGCTATTCTTTTAACCCAAAGTTAGAACTGTGCGAAGGCGACGGAAGCCTGAAAGGCTACAACACTACACCTGCTACAAAGATAAACGTTTTTAAATCAAAACACCATGTTTTTATTTGTCCAAATAAGTATGTCTATTCTAAAAAGATTCAGCTGTGCAGAGGCGAAGGTTCTTTAAAGGGCAGCAATATTCAGCCTACTGTTGAGACCAGAAAAGCAAAACCTGTTTCAAAAATTTCTAAAACTGCTCTGAAAAATATTAAAAAGACTGCTTTGAAGGTAAAAAAATAAGCGGTAAAAAAACAGAACCTGAATTTTATTCTAACTGAATGCAATAAATATTGACCGTATTGCAATCGTTATACACCGTCCGGATTTGGCAATATTGCCGGCGTAATATTATTGTTATTTTTATTTATTTCTATTATCAAGATTAAGTTAAATAAAAAATAAACAAATTGGATGAAATATAAAACATAAAGTGAAAATAATAGCAATATTAAGAAATCAGAGGATGTTTGATATATTAAAAGAGTATGCCGACTTAAATAATTTCGGTATTATTCGTTATGCAGATGTTAAAGATTTTTTTGAAGATTATTCTTCATACTCAAGCGAAGATATTTATATGGTTGTCAACGCTGGAATAGATATAGGGCGTGATGTGCTGTCTCTAAAAAATCTTAAAGCTGTTCAGCAGTTCGGCATTGGTTTTGAAAATGTTGATTTAGACGAAGCGGCAAAAAACAGAATACCTGTTTTTAACGTTCCTACACAAGGTACGGCAAATGCAACGTCTGTGGCAGAACTGTCGATGTTTTACGCTCTTGCCCTTGCAAGAGATTATAACGGATGTATAAATTCTATCAATCACGGCATTGCAAATGAACCTATGGGTATCAGCCTTGCCGGAAAAAAATTCGGTATTATAGGTATGGGCGGAATAGGTCTTGAGCTCATAAGACTTCTTAAGCCTTTTAATACCGTTATTTACGGCATTAAACACTCGAGACCGGAAAAAGATTACGCAAGGAAATTAGGCATAGAGTTTACAGGAACATTTGACGACGATTTTAAAATTATTCTGCCTAAATTAGATTTCCTTATTCTTGCGCTTCCGCTTAATGAAACTACGCAAAATATTTTAAACGGCGAAACAATAGCGCTGCTGAAAAAAGGTTCCTATGTCATAAACGTAGGCAGAGCGGGACTTATTGAAAAAAACGCTCTTGTGGAAGCATTAAAAAGCGGAAGGATTAAAGGCGCCGGACTCGATGTCCTGTGGGATGAACCTGCGCATATAAAAGATGAAATATTTCATTTCAATGTTATAGCGACTCCTCACATCGGCGGAGCCACAGAATCGTCGATTCACGATATAGCGAGAATATGTATAGAAAATATTAAGAATTATATCGCCAGTAAAAGCTTGATAAATTGTGTAAATTCGGAAGCATTAAGTTAGAAGGCGGCAGGCAGATGGATATATGTATAGAATAGAGATGATAAGTTTATTATTACCCTGTTATTGCATTTAAGATTAAAATTAAACAGATAAATATAATAAAAATAGAAAAATAAAAAGGACATTTATGGATTATAAAAATACGCTTAATTTGCCGTCTACCGGTTTTCCCATGAAGGCTAATCTGAAAACCACCGAAGAAAAATTTTTAAAAGAGTGGGATGAGATGGATTTATACGGAAAAATGTCGGAAAAAGCAAAAGAAAAAAATTTTAAAACATTTATCCTCCATGACGGTCCGCCGTATGCAAACGGTCATATTCATCTCGGCACTGCTCTGAATAAAATTTTGAAAGATATTATAATACGATTTAAATTTATGCAGGGCTATTACGCCCCTTACATACCCGGCTGGGATTGCCACGGTCTTCCTATAGAGCATAATGTAGATAAAAGTTTAAAACATAAAGACGCTATTACACAGCTGGAAAAAAGAAAACTCTGCAGGCAGTATGCCGCAGAGTTTGTAGAAATCCAGAAAGCTGAATTTAAACGGCTTGGCGGCGTCGGAAGGTATGACGAGCCGTATTTAACAATGAATTATTCCTATGAAGCCAATACCGTCAGGAAACTGGCTGATTTCATTAAAAACGGCGGGCTTTACAGAGCAAATAAACCGATATATTGGTGCAGTTCGTGCAGAACAGCGCTTGCCGAAGCCGAGGTTGAATATGCGGAAAAAACATCGCCTTCGATTTATGTAAAATTTAAAATGAAATCGGGACTCGGTGATATCGCAAATCTGCCGGAAGGCGAAAGTATTTTTGCGGTGATATGGACAACTACCCCATGGACATTGCCGGCGAATCTCGCAATATCCGTAAATCCTGATTTTGATTATGTTTTTGTTGAGGTAAATAAAAATCTAAACGGCAGCAGCGGTAATGGCAAAGAAATATATATATTAGAAGAAAGTCTTGCCGAAGAAACATTAAAAAAGTTTGGATTTAAAGACGGCGAATTTAAAATACTGACGAAAACCAATGGAAAAAATTTGGAAAATAAGATCGCTGCGCATCCGTTTTTAAATAGGGACTCTATTCTTATTCTGGGCAAGCATGTAAAAAAAGATACCGGTACGGGTCTTGTTCATACCGCGCCCGGTCACGGAGACGACGATTACGCCGTCGGATTAAAATACAATTTGCCCGCATATGCTCCGGTTAACAATGAAGGCAGGTTTGTAAACGATGTAGAGTTTTTTGCCGGAATGCGTGTTTTTGATTCTAATCCCCATGTTATAGAAAAATTAAAAGAAACAGATTCATTAGTTCTTGAAGAAAAAATTGAGCATTCTTATCCTCATTGCTGGAGATGTAAAAACCCGGTTATTTTGCGTTCTACAAAGCAGTGGTTCATTTCAATGTCTATAAATAACCTTCGTGAAAATGCGCTTAAAGCTGTTAAAGAAAACGTCAAATGGATACCTCAGTGGGGGGTCGACAGAATATCCGGAATGCTTGAGGTAAGACCAGACTGGTGTGTTTCAAGACAGAGGTCATGGGGTGTTCCAATTACGGCTTTTTATTGCAAACAATGCGGAGAGCCGCTGATAGATTATGATATTACTATGAAAATAGCAGATGAATTCGAAAAATACGGTGCGGATATCTGGTTTGAAAAGGATGCCGGTTATTTTTTGGACGAAGCAAAAATTAGTAAACATGTCAAATGCAGCAAATGCGGCAGCGAAGAATTTGAAAAAGAAAGCGATATATTAGATGTATGGTTTGACAGCGGAGTGAGTTATTTTTGTGTTCTGAAAAATGATAAAGATATGAAAGATATCGGTTTTCCGGCAGATTTGTACCTTGAAGGTTCCGACCAGCACAGAGGTTGGTTTCACTCAAGTCTTTTAATAGCTATCGGTTCTCAGGACGGCATCCCTTACAAGTCTGTCTTGACGCATGGATTTGTCGTGGACAGTTCGGGAAGAAAGATGTCCAAGTCTCTCGGCAATGTCATTGCGCCGGATGAAATTATAAATAAATACGGAGCAGATATATTAAGGCTGTGGGCTGCATCGGAAGATTATAAGAACGATATGAGAATTTCCAATGAAATATTATCGCGCCTTTCCGAAGGCTACAGAAAAATAAGAAATACGATAAGATTTATGCTGGGCAATCTGTATGATTTCGACGAAAACACCAATGCCGTAAACTTTGAAAATCTGCGCGATATAGACAGATATGAAATGCATAACATATCCATGCTTGCGCAAAATTTATCAAAACACTATTTAAATTATGATTTTCACCTCGTATATCAAAATATATACAGATTCGTTACGAGTTTTTCATCTTTTTATCTGGATATTGCAAAAGATTCTCTTTATGTCGAAGCAAAAAATTCATTCAAAAGAAGGTCTATTCAAACAGTTCTATACCAGGGTTTGGATGTGCTGATTAAATACCTTGGTCCTGTTCTGCCCTTTACATCTCAGGAGGCGTGGAGCTATTTTAACAAAAAAAATAAAGAAACAGAGCTTGTATTTGAACATTTTGACGAACCGTTTGATAAAAAAGACGAAAGTTTCATTGATTTTGAACTTGCCGAAAGGTTTGAAAAACTTATTGAAGCAAGAAATATTGTTTTATCATCCTTAGAAAAAGCAAGAACCGAAAAAACTATAGGCAGTTCGCTTGAAGCATTGGTAATAATAAGAGCTTCCGAAGAAGATTATAAATTATTATCAGAATTTCAAATAAACGAATTAAAAGAAATATTTATTGTGTCCGATTTGCAGATTGAGCGGCTGCAGCCGGATGAAGCAAACGGAGAGTTTATTTCAGAAGCTATAGTAAAACCTGCTCCGGGGCAAAAATGCGCAAGATGCTGGACATTTAAAGAAAGTGTAGGAACTCATAGCGACTATAACGATGTCTGCGACAGATGCTATGATGTATTAATTGATTTGCAAGCAGACAATTAAATTAAATAAAACAGAAGGATAAAAATATTGTGAAAGAACGGAAATATTATGAAAAAGAAAAAAATAATCGCAGCTAATTTTAAAATGAACAAAACGCATCTTGAAGTGCGCGAATACCTGAAGTCGTTTTTTAAAAAATTGAAAGAATTCAGCAGAACCTATGAATCCGATGATTTTAACGGCAATAAAGAAAACGGCTCAAATAGCGGCAGCAGTACGCAATCCGCATCTGTTGCAGGCGCCGCAGAAGCGGAAATAGTCTTCGCTCCCCCCTTCACGGCTCTTAATGAAGCATA
This genomic stretch from Candidatus Acididesulfobacter guangdongensis harbors:
- the ribD gene encoding bifunctional diaminohydroxyphosphoribosylaminopyrimidine deaminase/5-amino-6-(5-phosphoribosylamino)uracil reductase RibD; this encodes MTDRIDEYYIAKTLNLARKAAGLTSPNPMVGSVIVKNSKVIGSGYHKKAGGPHAEIIALKMAGSDAKGATLYVSLEPCSHFGKTPPCVESIKKYGISRVVAAMKDPNPLVSGKGFKYLKDNGIDVKYGVLEDRAKKLNEIFLKNISAELPFITIKLAVSIDGKIGFSHKNAAVDSKNNALNNTQFYLSSEKSLRYTHNLRLMHDAIMVSANTVISDNPRLNIRYAKDNIIADKKFAKIIIDSNLMTPADSKLFKYKNDGDKIFIFTSFKYSEEKLKRKKLLEQKGAIIKEVLYNNSYEDRLKNYSAESAEKNGFTIGSDCDVLQKKHYLDIACIFKECAAYGITSIFVEPGPNLFAYLISNKLYDKLIFNITPYLIGNINIIDSTAAGFNNSAGNSIGAFDLINFSNINLNKFNNNLQTGNAVKDGLNDLYTNKQLIKLKNLDIKKTGDDIFLIYYPES
- the nrdR gene encoding transcriptional repressor NrdR, which codes for MKCPFCSSEDDKVIDSRLSKDAKAVRRKRQCNFCGRKFYTLETIVMSLPLIIKKDGRREAFDRQKILNGLIKACEKRPVSIEDIETIIQSVEKWIEESSLNEIQSTEIGKFALNKLKNIDAISYVRFASVYLSFKDINELYETVSDLIEKK
- a CDS encoding prepilin-type N-terminal cleavage/methylation domain-containing protein; its protein translation is MFYKNSIKDNNAFTLIELVMVLVLIGIVGIIGVVGLGSAVSSDRAIYERQFESSIRYAQQYSMSHYCFAFVVFGLSANSNSCSVSSGGVNSGAEYGGYQICACPSSNSTINSGGTSSAPVLINNPLAQVAGYFQTAFNYNIKYSVQNNANAAPNITGNYFAFNSEGQPGVFSASASADAFCSPQSAQYFTPFSVAADSAADYFINISFGDKPSDSFYVYPNTGLVSSSGTLQ
- a CDS encoding lactate dehydrogenase codes for the protein MFDILKEYADLNNFGIIRYADVKDFFEDYSSYSSEDIYMVVNAGIDIGRDVLSLKNLKAVQQFGIGFENVDLDEAAKNRIPVFNVPTQGTANATSVAELSMFYALALARDYNGCINSINHGIANEPMGISLAGKKFGIIGMGGIGLELIRLLKPFNTVIYGIKHSRPEKDYARKLGIEFTGTFDDDFKIILPKLDFLILALPLNETTQNILNGETIALLKKGSYVINVGRAGLIEKNALVEALKSGRIKGAGLDVLWDEPAHIKDEIFHFNVIATPHIGGATESSIHDIARICIENIKNYIASKSLINCVNSEALS
- a CDS encoding isoleucine--tRNA ligase, whose translation is MDYKNTLNLPSTGFPMKANLKTTEEKFLKEWDEMDLYGKMSEKAKEKNFKTFILHDGPPYANGHIHLGTALNKILKDIIIRFKFMQGYYAPYIPGWDCHGLPIEHNVDKSLKHKDAITQLEKRKLCRQYAAEFVEIQKAEFKRLGGVGRYDEPYLTMNYSYEANTVRKLADFIKNGGLYRANKPIYWCSSCRTALAEAEVEYAEKTSPSIYVKFKMKSGLGDIANLPEGESIFAVIWTTTPWTLPANLAISVNPDFDYVFVEVNKNLNGSSGNGKEIYILEESLAEETLKKFGFKDGEFKILTKTNGKNLENKIAAHPFLNRDSILILGKHVKKDTGTGLVHTAPGHGDDDYAVGLKYNLPAYAPVNNEGRFVNDVEFFAGMRVFDSNPHVIEKLKETDSLVLEEKIEHSYPHCWRCKNPVILRSTKQWFISMSINNLRENALKAVKENVKWIPQWGVDRISGMLEVRPDWCVSRQRSWGVPITAFYCKQCGEPLIDYDITMKIADEFEKYGADIWFEKDAGYFLDEAKISKHVKCSKCGSEEFEKESDILDVWFDSGVSYFCVLKNDKDMKDIGFPADLYLEGSDQHRGWFHSSLLIAIGSQDGIPYKSVLTHGFVVDSSGRKMSKSLGNVIAPDEIINKYGADILRLWAASEDYKNDMRISNEILSRLSEGYRKIRNTIRFMLGNLYDFDENTNAVNFENLRDIDRYEMHNISMLAQNLSKHYLNYDFHLVYQNIYRFVTSFSSFYLDIAKDSLYVEAKNSFKRRSIQTVLYQGLDVLIKYLGPVLPFTSQEAWSYFNKKNKETELVFEHFDEPFDKKDESFIDFELAERFEKLIEARNIVLSSLEKARTEKTIGSSLEALVIIRASEEDYKLLSEFQINELKEIFIVSDLQIERLQPDEANGEFISEAIVKPAPGQKCARCWTFKESVGTHSDYNDVCDRCYDVLIDLQADN